A stretch of Microcoleus sp. bin38.metabat.b11b12b14.051 DNA encodes these proteins:
- a CDS encoding SLOG family protein, giving the protein MYSPKLELHDYMVACDREINQEPEYMEYHTAFFTGHRYITVFYKSEINSLIDMALNQGVSHFLSGMAVGTDMLAAECLVDRALAWTAVIPCADQHKRWPLHQQKRYEGLVAQANKKIVLYPEYKDGVMQARNLYMVKHSDLCLAIYDNSKTGGTALTVRMARQKLIYQYNPQTSKFSIHEPSHQLNLFA; this is encoded by the coding sequence ATGTACTCACCAAAACTAGAACTGCACGACTATATGGTCGCGTGCGATCGAGAAATCAACCAAGAACCTGAATATATGGAATATCACACAGCTTTCTTTACCGGACACAGATACATCACCGTTTTCTACAAATCTGAAATCAACTCGTTGATTGACATGGCACTAAATCAAGGAGTTTCCCACTTTTTGTCCGGCATGGCAGTAGGAACTGATATGTTGGCGGCTGAATGCTTAGTCGATCGCGCCCTCGCCTGGACAGCCGTGATTCCCTGTGCTGATCAACACAAGCGGTGGCCGCTCCATCAACAGAAGCGATATGAGGGACTTGTAGCCCAGGCAAACAAGAAAATCGTACTTTATCCCGAATACAAAGATGGTGTAATGCAGGCGCGTAATTTGTACATGGTAAAGCACTCAGATTTATGTCTGGCAATCTACGACAACAGCAAAACTGGTGGCACAGCGCTAACTGTTCGCATGGCTCGCCAAAAACTGATTTATCAGTACAATCCTCAAACCAGTAAATTTTCAATCCATGAACCCTCACATCAACTAAATCTTTTCGCTTAG
- a CDS encoding Bro-N domain-containing protein, with amino-acid sequence MNNLAQFNFNTQQVRVIAIEGEPWFVAKDLCEAIGLSNVGQTLARLDEDEINTIILNDGTSGNPTTAIVSESGMFALILRSSKPEAKPFRKWVTSEVLPSIRKTGGYTATENTSALLHHNLSPEVPTQAIALCKTLLLEAGIEPPIASSWMLSQYAKYDPDKAAVYEDGKKLLAATADIPEPLLSPTEIGKLLAEHQGLEKPLSAIAVNKLLVDRGFQVQAITGDKKSWHLTDSGKLYGKIITDTARGHGKTIFHLRWQPKITDLLAA; translated from the coding sequence GTGAATAATTTAGCACAGTTTAATTTCAATACTCAACAAGTTCGAGTAATTGCGATCGAGGGCGAACCTTGGTTTGTGGCTAAGGATTTATGCGAGGCAATAGGGTTGAGCAATGTGGGACAGACGCTGGCTCGTTTAGATGAAGATGAAATTAATACCATCATTTTAAATGATGGAACCTCCGGGAACCCCACCACAGCAATAGTTTCGGAGTCCGGGATGTTCGCATTAATTTTGCGATCGAGCAAACCAGAGGCTAAGCCATTCCGCAAGTGGGTTACGTCGGAGGTACTTCCATCTATCCGCAAAACTGGCGGCTACACCGCCACGGAAAATACTTCTGCTCTTCTCCACCATAATTTAAGCCCTGAAGTTCCTACACAGGCGATCGCACTCTGCAAAACTCTACTTCTGGAAGCCGGTATCGAACCGCCGATCGCATCATCCTGGATGTTAAGCCAATACGCCAAGTACGACCCAGATAAGGCAGCCGTCTATGAGGATGGCAAAAAGTTACTGGCTGCCACCGCCGACATCCCAGAACCTCTGCTATCCCCCACAGAAATAGGCAAATTGCTTGCCGAACACCAAGGACTAGAAAAACCGTTGAGTGCGATCGCAGTAAATAAGTTATTGGTCGATCGAGGCTTTCAAGTTCAAGCAATTACAGGCGATAAGAAAAGCTGGCATCTGACAGACTCAGGAAAACTTTACGGCAAAATTATCACGGACACAGCCCGCGGTCACGGCAAAACCATATTTCATCTGCGATGGCAACCAAAAATAACTGATTTGTTGGCTGCTTGA